Proteins co-encoded in one Myxococcus xanthus genomic window:
- the clpX gene encoding ATP-dependent Clp protease ATP-binding subunit ClpX, which produces MKKEHHVNLSCSFCGKSQREVRKLIAGPTVYICDECIKLCNDIIADENEREEGKPQVSLPTPAEIKAFLDDYVIGQDQAKKVLAVAVYNHYKRIYQKKPNSRPRPGVKGPTGEEVELSKSNILLIGPTGSGKTLLAQSLARFLNVPFTIADATSLTEAGYVGEDVENIIQNLLHNADYDVEKASRGIVYIDEIDKIARKGDMPSATRDVGGEGVQQALLKIIEGTRANVTPRGGKKYNQQEYVQVDTTNILFICGGAFHGIDGVIKRRVGEKGLGFGAKITHREERSVGELLALTEPEDLMRFGMIPEFIGRLPMIATLNDLKEEDLVIILSQPKNALVKQYQKLFEFEKVKLTFTKEALRAIAREAMRRHSGARGLRAILEDAMLEIMYDVPFREGVKECKITEQVITRHEAPQLVMEKEKKTA; this is translated from the coding sequence GTGAAGAAGGAGCACCACGTCAACCTGTCTTGTTCGTTCTGCGGCAAGTCGCAGCGCGAGGTCCGCAAGCTCATCGCGGGCCCGACGGTCTACATCTGCGACGAATGCATCAAGCTGTGTAACGACATCATCGCGGACGAGAACGAGCGCGAGGAGGGCAAGCCCCAGGTCAGCTTGCCGACGCCGGCGGAGATCAAGGCGTTCCTCGACGACTACGTCATCGGACAGGACCAGGCGAAGAAGGTCCTCGCGGTGGCGGTGTACAACCACTACAAGCGCATCTATCAAAAGAAGCCGAACTCCCGGCCGCGTCCAGGCGTGAAGGGCCCCACCGGCGAGGAAGTGGAGCTGAGCAAGAGCAACATCCTGCTCATCGGTCCCACGGGAAGTGGCAAGACGCTGCTGGCCCAGTCGCTGGCGCGCTTCCTCAACGTGCCCTTCACCATCGCCGACGCCACCAGCCTCACCGAGGCCGGCTACGTGGGCGAGGACGTGGAGAACATCATCCAGAACCTCCTCCACAACGCCGACTACGACGTGGAGAAGGCCTCGCGCGGCATCGTCTACATCGACGAGATCGACAAGATCGCCCGCAAGGGTGACATGCCCAGCGCCACCCGCGACGTGGGCGGCGAGGGTGTGCAGCAGGCCCTGCTGAAGATCATCGAAGGCACCCGGGCCAACGTCACGCCGCGCGGCGGGAAGAAGTACAACCAGCAGGAGTACGTCCAGGTCGACACGACGAACATCCTGTTCATCTGCGGCGGCGCCTTCCACGGCATCGACGGCGTCATCAAGCGCCGCGTGGGCGAGAAGGGCCTCGGCTTTGGCGCGAAGATCACCCACCGCGAGGAGCGCAGCGTGGGTGAGCTGCTGGCGCTGACCGAGCCGGAAGACCTCATGCGCTTCGGCATGATTCCGGAGTTCATCGGCCGCCTGCCGATGATCGCCACGCTGAACGATCTGAAGGAAGAGGACCTGGTCATCATCCTCTCCCAGCCGAAGAACGCGCTGGTGAAGCAGTACCAGAAGCTCTTCGAGTTCGAGAAGGTGAAGCTGACCTTCACCAAGGAGGCGCTGCGCGCCATCGCCCGCGAGGCGATGCGCCGCCACTCCGGAGCGCGCGGTCTTCGCGCCATCCTGGAGGATGCCATGCTGGAGATCATGTACGACGTGCCGTTCCGCGAGGGCGTCAAGGAGTGCAAGATCACCGAGCAGGTCATCACCAGGCACGAGGCGCCCCAGCTCGTCATGGAGAAGGAGAAGAAGACGGCCTAG
- the crtI gene encoding phytoene desaturase family protein has translation MIGSGFGGLAAAIRLAARGWRVTVLERMDSPGGRANAFQQDGFTFDAGPTVITCPHLLEELWALGGQRMADHVELRPVAPLYRMRFPDGSTFDYHTDREAMRQSVRRLSPRDEAGFLALCARVERMYEAGIGPLMSTPVPDVLSLAPFTPALVRDEAFRSMFGLVSKHIRDERLQQALSFHPLLIGGSPFATASAVYTSIQFVERRWGAFFPVGGTGALVRGLVELLESLGGEVRYGSEVTEIALEGRKATGVRLGDGTGLAADVVVSNADAAWTYRYLVPGHVRKHWTDERINRARYSMSAFLWYFGTRRQYPEVAHHTLLFGKDFRGMFSGLEGPGQPSADPLLYLHRPTATDAALAPSGHDAFYVLAPVPHLGTGAEWKQRAEAFRRELEARLSRTVLPGLGSELMTSRMATPEYFRDELRSFKGAAFSFAPTLWQTTFLRAQARSEDVDCLYMVGAGTHPGAGLPAVLCSAKIVDTVIPPT, from the coding sequence GTGATTGGCAGTGGTTTCGGCGGATTGGCCGCGGCCATCCGGCTGGCGGCGCGTGGGTGGCGCGTCACGGTGCTCGAGCGGATGGACAGCCCGGGCGGGCGGGCGAACGCCTTCCAGCAGGACGGCTTCACGTTCGACGCGGGCCCCACGGTGATTACGTGTCCGCACCTGCTGGAGGAGCTGTGGGCGCTAGGGGGACAACGCATGGCGGACCACGTGGAGCTACGGCCCGTGGCGCCGCTGTACCGGATGCGGTTCCCGGATGGCTCCACGTTCGACTACCACACGGACCGCGAGGCGATGCGCCAGTCCGTGCGGCGACTGTCTCCCCGGGATGAGGCGGGATTCCTGGCGCTGTGCGCCCGCGTGGAGCGGATGTACGAGGCGGGCATTGGGCCCCTGATGAGCACGCCGGTGCCGGACGTGCTGAGTCTGGCGCCCTTCACCCCCGCGTTGGTGCGGGACGAGGCGTTCCGGTCCATGTTCGGCCTGGTGTCGAAGCACATCCGGGACGAGCGGTTGCAGCAGGCGTTGAGCTTCCATCCGCTGCTCATTGGCGGCAGTCCCTTCGCGACCGCGAGCGCGGTGTACACGTCGATTCAATTCGTGGAGCGGCGCTGGGGGGCGTTCTTCCCGGTGGGCGGCACCGGGGCGCTGGTTCGGGGTCTGGTGGAACTGCTGGAGTCCCTGGGCGGCGAGGTCCGTTACGGCAGCGAGGTGACTGAGATTGCGTTGGAGGGGCGGAAGGCGACGGGCGTGAGGCTCGGGGACGGTACGGGGCTGGCGGCGGACGTGGTGGTGTCGAACGCGGACGCGGCGTGGACGTACCGGTACCTGGTTCCGGGGCATGTTCGGAAGCACTGGACGGACGAGCGCATCAACCGGGCTCGGTACTCGATGAGCGCGTTCCTCTGGTACTTCGGGACGCGGCGTCAGTACCCGGAGGTCGCGCACCACACGCTGCTGTTCGGCAAGGACTTCCGGGGGATGTTCTCAGGACTGGAAGGCCCTGGACAGCCGTCAGCGGACCCCTTGCTCTATCTCCACAGGCCCACGGCGACAGACGCGGCGCTGGCTCCGTCAGGGCATGATGCTTTCTATGTATTGGCTCCGGTTCCGCACCTGGGGACAGGGGCGGAATGGAAGCAGCGGGCCGAGGCTTTCCGACGAGAGTTGGAGGCGCGACTGTCGCGGACCGTCTTGCCAGGGCTGGGTTCGGAGTTGATGACGTCTCGGATGGCGACGCCGGAGTATTTCCGTGACGAACTGCGATCCTTTAAAGGGGCCGCATTCAGCTTCGCGCCGACGCTTTGGCAGACCACGTTCCTTCGGGCACAGGCCCGGAGCGAGGACGTTGACTGCCTCTACATGGTTGGAGCAGGAACGCACCCTGGAGCGGGGCTCCCTGCCGTGCTGTGCTCTGCCAAGATCGTGGACACAGTCATTCCGCCGACGTAG
- the leuS gene encoding leucine--tRNA ligase, producing the protein MSTERPKYDPANIEPLWQARWEEQRIFEARRHPGKPKAYILDMFPYPSGAGLHVGHPEGYTATDIVSRYLRMRGYDVLHPMGWDAFGLPAEQHALETGTHPADTTAKNVATFKRQLKSLGFSYDWSRELSTTDPEYVRWTQWLFLKLFDRGLAYQAELPVNWCAALGTVLANEEVIDGKSERGSHPVVRLPLRQWTLRITAYADRLAEDLSGLDWPETREKQLHWIGRSEGAEVDFAIEGSADRLRIFTTRPDTLFGATYMVVAPEHPLLERFATAERRAEVLAYREATASRSELDRTALTKAKTGVFTGSYALHPLTGARLPIWVADFVLGSYGTGAIMSVPGHDARDFEFARAFGLPVVEVVSVDGALNETGTWTEAFVGDGVAVRSRFLDGLRTPEAKAAMLAHLEREGLGARRVQYRLRDWVFSRQRYWGEPIPIYFPVELAEGSSDPRIHPHTIRYDQPLPVSEDELPVRLPELEDFKPSEDPAGPLARALDWRFFQRDGKWYARETNTMPQWAGSCWYYLRFIDPKNTQAIFSQQAYDAWMPVDLYVGGSEHAVLHLLYARFWHKVLFDCGLVTHAEPFKKLVHQGMILGENNEKMSKSRGNVVNPDDIVRQFGADALRMYEMFMGPLEAVKPWQTNGVIGVRRFLDRVWNMLAFVTEDAGGAPAELTEDARRLLHKTVKKVGEDIEALRFNTAVSAMMILANALAELPRVPLEAARVFARILSPFAPHLSEELWHRWGASESISLQPWPEYDPALTVDELVEMAIQVNGKVRGKLRLKRDATEAEAREAVHREPELIPHLAGKTERRFVYVPGRIINIVVG; encoded by the coding sequence ATGTCCACAGAACGGCCGAAGTACGACCCGGCGAACATCGAACCCCTCTGGCAGGCCCGTTGGGAAGAGCAGCGCATCTTCGAGGCGCGCAGACACCCCGGCAAACCGAAGGCGTACATCCTCGACATGTTCCCTTACCCCTCGGGAGCCGGGCTGCACGTCGGGCACCCGGAGGGCTACACGGCCACGGACATCGTCTCGCGGTACTTGCGGATGCGGGGATATGATGTCCTTCATCCCATGGGATGGGACGCGTTCGGCCTGCCCGCGGAGCAGCACGCGCTCGAAACGGGAACCCACCCGGCGGATACCACCGCGAAGAACGTCGCGACGTTCAAGCGGCAGCTCAAGTCTCTTGGGTTCTCGTACGACTGGTCTCGCGAGCTCTCCACGACCGACCCGGAGTACGTGCGTTGGACCCAGTGGCTCTTCCTCAAGCTCTTCGATCGCGGGCTGGCCTATCAGGCCGAGCTCCCGGTGAACTGGTGCGCGGCGCTCGGCACGGTGCTCGCCAACGAGGAGGTCATTGACGGGAAAAGCGAGCGGGGCAGTCACCCGGTCGTGCGGCTGCCGCTGCGGCAGTGGACGCTTCGCATCACGGCGTACGCCGATCGGCTCGCCGAGGACCTTTCGGGGCTGGATTGGCCCGAGACGCGGGAGAAGCAGCTCCACTGGATTGGGCGCAGTGAGGGCGCTGAGGTCGATTTCGCCATCGAGGGCAGCGCGGACCGCCTCCGCATCTTCACCACCCGTCCGGACACGCTCTTCGGCGCGACGTACATGGTCGTCGCACCCGAGCACCCGCTGCTGGAGCGGTTCGCCACGGCGGAGCGGCGCGCCGAGGTTCTGGCCTACCGAGAAGCGACCGCAAGCCGAAGCGAGTTGGACCGCACCGCGCTCACGAAAGCCAAGACCGGCGTGTTCACCGGCTCCTATGCGCTGCACCCGCTCACGGGAGCGCGCCTCCCCATCTGGGTCGCGGACTTCGTGCTCGGCTCTTATGGGACGGGCGCCATCATGAGCGTGCCCGGCCATGACGCGCGTGATTTCGAGTTCGCGCGTGCCTTCGGCTTGCCCGTCGTCGAGGTGGTTTCGGTCGACGGCGCCCTGAACGAGACTGGCACGTGGACGGAGGCATTCGTGGGGGACGGCGTCGCGGTGCGCTCGCGCTTCCTCGATGGGCTGCGGACGCCCGAGGCCAAGGCGGCCATGCTCGCCCACCTCGAGCGCGAGGGATTGGGCGCACGGCGCGTCCAGTACCGCTTGCGGGATTGGGTGTTCTCGCGCCAGCGCTATTGGGGGGAGCCGATCCCCATCTATTTCCCGGTCGAGCTCGCGGAGGGCTCATCGGACCCGCGTATTCATCCCCACACCATTCGCTACGACCAGCCTCTGCCCGTGTCCGAGGACGAGCTGCCGGTGCGGCTCCCCGAGCTCGAGGACTTCAAGCCCAGCGAGGACCCGGCGGGCCCGCTGGCCCGCGCCTTGGATTGGCGATTCTTCCAGCGCGACGGAAAGTGGTACGCGCGAGAGACCAACACCATGCCTCAATGGGCGGGCTCGTGCTGGTACTACCTGCGCTTCATTGACCCGAAGAACACCCAGGCCATCTTCTCGCAGCAGGCGTACGACGCCTGGATGCCGGTGGACCTGTATGTCGGCGGTTCGGAGCACGCGGTGCTGCACCTGCTCTACGCCCGGTTCTGGCACAAGGTGCTGTTCGATTGCGGCCTCGTCACGCACGCCGAGCCGTTCAAGAAGCTCGTCCACCAGGGAATGATCCTCGGTGAGAACAACGAGAAGATGTCCAAGTCGCGTGGCAACGTGGTGAACCCGGACGACATTGTCCGGCAGTTCGGTGCGGACGCCCTGCGCATGTACGAGATGTTCATGGGGCCGCTGGAGGCGGTGAAGCCGTGGCAGACCAACGGCGTCATCGGCGTGCGGCGTTTCCTTGACCGCGTGTGGAACATGCTCGCGTTCGTGACGGAGGACGCGGGTGGTGCACCGGCGGAGCTGACCGAGGACGCGCGGCGGCTGCTGCACAAGACGGTGAAGAAGGTGGGGGAGGACATCGAAGCGCTGCGCTTCAACACGGCCGTGAGCGCGATGATGATTCTCGCCAACGCGCTGGCCGAGCTCCCGCGCGTGCCGCTCGAGGCGGCCAGGGTCTTTGCGCGGATTCTCTCCCCATTCGCGCCTCACCTCTCGGAGGAACTCTGGCACCGCTGGGGCGCAAGCGAGTCCATTTCCCTCCAGCCGTGGCCTGAATACGACCCCGCGTTGACCGTGGACGAGCTCGTCGAAATGGCCATCCAGGTCAACGGCAAGGTCCGAGGGAAGCTGCGCCTGAAGCGAGACGCCACGGAGGCGGAGGCGCGCGAGGCCGTCCACCGAGAGCCGGAGCTCATCCCGCATCTCGCTGGAAAGACCGAGCGCCGATTCGTCTACGTGCCAGGGCGAATCATCAACATCGTCGTTGGCTGA
- a CDS encoding trifunctional serine/threonine-protein kinase/ATP-binding protein/sensor histidine kinase translates to MMDVPGYRIGREVTTAGAFQLLRATREEDGASVILKVPDAARLPSATTRLRHEWELTNALSLDGVLRPLAWAEARDGAPVLILEGFGDATLAQRLSQGRVEPRAACRIALSLARALGAIHEQGILHRDLNPSSILVGTDGESVKLTGFTLATRRPRAEVAPLAPERLEGTLEYLSPEGTGRTHRSVDSRGDFYSMGVVLYELLTGRRPFADTDALGLIHAHVALTPAPPVTVEPGLPQPLSDIALKLLAKSPEDRYQSAYGLVADLQRCLSALEAPGPVAPFALGAKDVPERFAVPEKLYGREPQQAALREAFERAASSRSGFVLVSGAAGMGKSALTGTLKRPVTERQGHFARGKYDQLLRDTPYSGIFEAFREVARGLLGEQEQDLESWRHRLLEAVGGMGRLVVDAVPRMALVLGDQPPVPELGPAESELRFQLVLRKLVAALATREHPLVLVLDDLHWADSTSLQLLRLLLTDRDIEHLLVVAGCRSEELSPDHPVESLARALHDHGTPVHRIDLAPLSPKDVTRLVADVFPPAEGQPDAQLDDLVLSLTEGNPFHAVQLLRTFYERGLVRFDAEGGGFRWDASALRGQDFSDGVVALLTSRIRELSSAAQALLPIAAALGHLFDLHSLAIVLERTDEEAEKGLVEVLQAGLVAPIDDADLDSGGTYQFTHDRVQQAALELIPADVHPEIHARIGRLLLRHTPPERLDEELPELVSHFHLALPVLHDEQERHRVAELDLRAGRSAKSRGAWSAALRLLNTGLSLLGDDGWRKDRRLTFDLHVDAAEAAYLDADFDLMERLAAAALAHAVDSAEEVRVQEVRLQCLAHRGEHSRGVDLGLEVLRKLGQPLPANPKQPHVLAAVAKTKLRLGLRKPEDLAALPECTDPLLLATLRLLVKLSSLAFMARPLLFPLVVLRVLQLTIRHGATGVAAFGYVGYGLMLSVHLGNPEEGFRYGRLALKTLDRFQAESLRAMVTFVFNLFIRHWKEPLSACVGDFLAAAQKGQETGDIEYFGYASSAGCATALIARDGLADGGPRMDRYRDILATHRHKNVLFTEYMRHTLDSLTGAFTGNVEAREEELVTPYRQLDYGNGIATCDVLRTLRRWLWGDARGALESAAAVDAQVELIAGQIYLPWYKFFQGLALMAVHPTLGPLDRIRSSRAIDAIRKSMRGWARIAPMNYGARAELLDAERARLDGQGDSAADAYDRAIRLARQYGLSLDEGVACEAAARFHLTQARERVARTYLEEARAAYLRWGARAVVARLEREHPRLLPSAPTPTRTDAPTEASLAALDLASVIKTARALSGEIVLGKLLRKLMTLVIENAGARRGLLLLKRTEGLVIAAEGSVDGDGVVLEAPIPMESSASLPTSIIHYVVRTGETVLLHDASAEEPFSEDPYVRSAQPKSLLCSPLLKQGSLTGVLYLENDATRGAFTPERLEVLRLLSFQAAISLENADLYASLEEYSRTLERRVEERTAEIQHKNAELAETLTRLQEMQRQLVAQEKLASLGALTAGIAHELQNPLNFVNNFSNLSSRLAGELEETLKGLADRLDSEAREDVLETLQDLKQNAQRIHSHGTRASDIIKTMLRHSRKSEGTRSKSDLNLLVRDSMNLAVQGLRSRPGGASVKVETTLDPTVGVVELVASDISRMLTNILDNAFYAAAQHQQQAGAGFMPQVHLSTRRVGSKVELRIRDNGPGIPEDLREKLFHPFFTTKPAGVGTGLGLSLCHDIVQEHQGDLRVESAPGAGAEFIVTLPAP, encoded by the coding sequence ATGATGGATGTGCCCGGCTACCGCATCGGCAGAGAGGTCACCACCGCAGGAGCCTTCCAGCTCTTGCGCGCCACACGCGAGGAGGACGGCGCCTCGGTCATCCTCAAGGTCCCCGACGCGGCGCGGCTCCCCTCCGCCACCACGCGGCTTCGCCATGAGTGGGAGCTGACGAACGCCCTGAGTCTCGACGGCGTCCTGCGGCCCCTGGCGTGGGCCGAAGCGCGGGACGGCGCGCCCGTGCTCATCCTGGAAGGCTTCGGTGATGCGACGCTGGCCCAACGCCTGTCACAAGGGCGCGTGGAGCCGCGCGCCGCATGCCGTATCGCGCTGTCGTTGGCGCGCGCCCTGGGTGCCATCCACGAGCAGGGCATCCTCCACCGGGACTTGAACCCCAGCAGCATCCTCGTGGGAACGGATGGCGAGTCCGTGAAGCTCACTGGATTCACCCTTGCCACGCGCAGGCCCCGCGCCGAGGTCGCTCCGCTCGCCCCCGAGCGGTTGGAGGGCACGCTCGAATACCTCTCGCCCGAAGGCACGGGACGCACCCACCGCAGCGTGGACTCGCGCGGCGACTTCTATTCCATGGGCGTGGTGCTCTACGAGCTGCTCACCGGACGCCGCCCCTTCGCGGACACGGATGCGCTGGGCCTCATCCACGCCCACGTCGCCCTCACCCCGGCTCCGCCCGTCACCGTCGAGCCCGGGCTCCCCCAGCCCCTCTCCGACATCGCCCTCAAGCTCCTCGCCAAGTCCCCCGAGGACCGCTACCAGAGCGCCTATGGGCTCGTGGCGGACCTCCAGCGATGCCTGAGTGCCCTGGAGGCCCCGGGGCCCGTCGCCCCGTTCGCCCTGGGCGCCAAGGACGTCCCCGAGCGCTTCGCCGTCCCCGAGAAACTGTACGGCCGCGAACCCCAGCAGGCGGCCCTGCGCGAGGCCTTCGAGCGCGCAGCCTCCAGTCGCTCCGGCTTCGTCCTCGTCTCCGGGGCCGCGGGCATGGGCAAGTCCGCCCTCACCGGGACACTCAAGCGCCCCGTCACGGAGCGGCAGGGCCACTTTGCGCGCGGCAAGTACGACCAGCTCCTCCGCGATACGCCCTACAGCGGCATCTTCGAGGCCTTCCGTGAGGTGGCGCGCGGACTGCTCGGCGAACAGGAGCAGGACCTGGAGAGCTGGCGACACCGCCTCCTCGAAGCCGTGGGCGGAATGGGCCGACTGGTGGTGGACGCGGTGCCTCGCATGGCACTGGTGCTCGGCGACCAGCCCCCCGTGCCCGAGCTGGGGCCCGCGGAGTCGGAGCTGCGCTTCCAACTGGTCCTGCGCAAGCTGGTGGCCGCGCTCGCCACGCGGGAGCATCCCCTGGTGCTCGTCCTGGACGACCTCCACTGGGCGGACAGCACCAGCCTCCAGTTGTTGCGGCTGCTCCTGACGGATCGGGACATCGAACACCTGCTCGTGGTCGCGGGTTGCCGCTCCGAAGAGCTGAGCCCCGACCATCCCGTGGAGTCCCTTGCCCGCGCGCTACACGACCACGGCACGCCGGTCCACCGCATCGACCTGGCGCCGCTGTCGCCCAAGGACGTGACGAGGCTGGTCGCGGACGTGTTCCCTCCCGCCGAGGGACAACCCGACGCGCAACTCGACGACCTGGTGCTGTCGCTGACGGAAGGCAACCCGTTCCACGCGGTGCAACTGCTGCGCACCTTCTACGAGCGCGGGCTGGTGCGCTTCGACGCGGAAGGCGGTGGCTTCCGGTGGGATGCCAGCGCGCTGCGTGGACAGGACTTCAGTGACGGCGTGGTGGCCCTGCTCACCTCCCGCATCCGAGAGCTGAGCTCTGCCGCGCAGGCACTGCTGCCCATCGCCGCGGCACTGGGCCATCTGTTCGACCTGCACAGTCTGGCCATCGTCCTGGAGCGTACGGATGAGGAGGCCGAGAAGGGGCTCGTCGAAGTGCTCCAGGCGGGCCTGGTGGCGCCCATTGACGACGCCGACCTCGACAGCGGGGGCACGTATCAGTTCACCCATGACCGCGTGCAGCAGGCCGCACTGGAGCTGATTCCGGCGGACGTGCATCCGGAGATCCATGCCCGCATCGGCCGGCTGCTCCTGCGGCACACGCCCCCGGAGCGGCTCGACGAAGAACTCCCGGAGCTCGTCAGCCACTTCCACCTGGCGTTGCCCGTGCTCCACGACGAGCAGGAGCGCCACCGCGTGGCGGAGCTGGACCTGCGCGCCGGCCGCAGCGCCAAATCCCGAGGCGCCTGGTCCGCGGCCCTGCGCCTGTTGAACACGGGCCTCTCCCTGCTCGGCGACGATGGCTGGCGGAAGGACCGGCGGCTCACCTTCGACCTTCACGTCGACGCGGCCGAAGCGGCGTACCTCGACGCGGACTTCGACCTGATGGAGCGGTTGGCAGCGGCGGCGCTGGCCCATGCGGTGGACAGCGCGGAGGAAGTCCGCGTGCAGGAGGTCCGGCTCCAATGCCTCGCACACCGGGGCGAGCACTCACGCGGCGTGGACCTGGGCCTGGAGGTGTTGCGCAAGCTGGGCCAGCCCCTGCCCGCGAATCCAAAGCAACCCCATGTGCTGGCCGCGGTGGCGAAGACGAAGCTGCGCCTGGGCCTGCGCAAGCCCGAGGACCTGGCTGCCCTCCCCGAGTGCACCGACCCGCTCCTGCTCGCCACACTGCGGCTGCTGGTGAAGCTGTCCTCCCTGGCCTTCATGGCCCGCCCGCTGCTCTTTCCGCTGGTGGTGCTCCGCGTGCTCCAGCTCACCATCCGCCACGGCGCCACGGGCGTGGCCGCGTTCGGCTACGTGGGCTACGGGCTGATGCTGAGCGTGCACCTGGGCAACCCCGAGGAAGGTTTCCGCTATGGCCGGCTGGCGCTGAAGACGCTGGACCGCTTCCAGGCGGAGAGCCTGCGGGCCATGGTGACCTTCGTCTTCAACCTCTTCATCCGGCACTGGAAGGAGCCGCTGTCCGCCTGCGTCGGCGACTTCCTCGCCGCCGCGCAGAAGGGCCAGGAGACGGGCGACATCGAATACTTCGGTTATGCGTCCAGCGCGGGCTGTGCCACTGCCCTCATCGCCCGGGACGGCCTGGCCGACGGTGGCCCGCGCATGGACCGGTACCGGGACATCCTGGCCACCCACCGCCACAAGAACGTGCTCTTCACCGAGTACATGCGGCACACGCTCGACTCCCTCACGGGTGCCTTCACCGGCAACGTGGAGGCCCGCGAGGAGGAGCTGGTCACGCCGTACCGGCAGCTCGACTACGGCAACGGCATTGCCACCTGCGACGTGCTACGCACCCTGCGCCGCTGGCTGTGGGGCGATGCGCGCGGAGCGCTGGAGAGCGCCGCGGCGGTGGACGCCCAGGTGGAGCTCATCGCCGGGCAGATCTACCTGCCCTGGTACAAGTTCTTCCAAGGCCTGGCGCTCATGGCGGTCCACCCGACGTTGGGGCCGCTGGACCGGATTCGCTCGTCACGGGCCATCGACGCCATCCGCAAGTCCATGCGCGGATGGGCCCGCATCGCCCCCATGAACTACGGCGCCCGCGCGGAGCTGCTGGACGCGGAGCGGGCCCGCCTGGACGGCCAGGGGGACTCGGCCGCGGATGCCTATGACCGGGCCATCCGGCTGGCGCGCCAGTACGGCCTGTCGCTCGACGAAGGCGTGGCCTGCGAGGCCGCGGCACGGTTCCACCTGACGCAAGCCCGCGAGCGCGTGGCCCGCACCTACCTGGAGGAAGCCCGCGCCGCCTACCTGCGCTGGGGGGCCCGCGCCGTCGTGGCTCGGCTGGAGCGGGAGCACCCCCGGCTCTTGCCGTCCGCCCCCACGCCCACGCGCACGGATGCCCCCACCGAAGCGTCACTGGCCGCGCTGGACCTGGCGTCCGTCATCAAGACGGCGCGCGCGCTGTCCGGCGAAATCGTCCTGGGCAAGCTGCTGCGCAAGCTGATGACGCTGGTCATCGAGAACGCGGGCGCGCGCCGGGGCCTGCTGCTGCTGAAACGGACAGAGGGCCTGGTCATCGCGGCGGAAGGCTCCGTGGACGGCGATGGCGTGGTGCTCGAGGCGCCCATCCCCATGGAGTCCTCCGCGTCGCTGCCGACCTCCATCATCCACTACGTGGTGCGCACCGGAGAGACAGTGCTCCTCCACGACGCCTCAGCGGAAGAGCCGTTCTCCGAGGACCCCTACGTCCGCAGCGCCCAGCCCAAGTCCCTGCTGTGCAGCCCGCTCTTGAAGCAGGGCTCGCTCACGGGTGTGCTCTACCTGGAGAACGACGCCACGCGGGGCGCCTTCACCCCGGAGCGGCTGGAGGTGCTGCGCCTGCTGTCGTTCCAGGCGGCCATCTCCCTGGAGAACGCCGACCTCTACGCCAGCCTGGAGGAGTACAGCCGCACGCTGGAGCGCCGCGTGGAGGAGCGCACCGCCGAAATCCAGCACAAGAACGCCGAGCTGGCGGAGACGCTCACCCGGCTTCAGGAGATGCAGCGCCAGCTCGTGGCGCAGGAGAAGCTCGCGTCCCTGGGCGCGCTCACCGCGGGCATCGCCCATGAGCTCCAGAATCCGCTCAACTTCGTGAACAACTTCTCGAACCTGTCCTCACGGCTGGCCGGCGAGTTGGAGGAGACGCTGAAGGGCCTGGCGGACCGGCTCGACAGCGAGGCCCGCGAGGACGTGCTGGAGACGCTCCAGGACTTGAAGCAGAACGCCCAGCGCATCCACAGCCACGGCACACGTGCCTCGGACATCATCAAGACGATGCTCCGGCACTCGCGCAAGTCGGAGGGCACCCGCTCCAAGTCGGACCTCAACCTGCTGGTGCGCGACAGTATGAATCTGGCGGTGCAGGGCCTGCGCAGCCGTCCCGGCGGGGCCAGCGTGAAGGTGGAGACCACGTTAGACCCCACCGTGGGCGTCGTGGAGCTGGTGGCCAGCGACATCAGCCGGATGCTCACCAACATCCTCGACAACGCGTTCTACGCCGCGGCGCAACATCAACAGCAGGCCGGCGCGGGCTTCATGCCCCAGGTGCACCTGAGCACCCGCCGCGTCGGAAGCAAGGTGGAGCTGCGCATCCGAGACAACGGGCCGGGCATCCCCGAGGACCTCCGCGAGAAGCTCTTCCACCCCTTCTTCACCACCAAGCCCGCGGGCGTGGGCACGGGGCTGGGGCTCTCGCTGTGCCACGACATCGTCCAGGAGCACCAGGGCGACCTCCGCGTGGAGAGCGCGCCCGGCGCCGGGGCCGAGTTCATCGTCACGCTGCCCGCGCCCTGA